The Zalophus californianus isolate mZalCal1 chromosome 7, mZalCal1.pri.v2, whole genome shotgun sequence genome includes a region encoding these proteins:
- the LOC118357204 gene encoding ferritin light chain-like produces the protein MSSQIRQNYSTEVEAAVNRLVNVHLRASYTYLSLGFYFDRDDVALEGVGHFFRELAQEKREGAERLLKMQNQRGGRALFQDVQKPSQDEWGKTLDAMEAALVLEKSLNQALLDLHALGSARADPHLCDFLENHFLDEEVKLIKKMGDHLTNLRRLAGPQAGLGEYLFERLTLKHD, from the coding sequence ATGAGCTCCCAGATTCGTCAGAATTATTCCACCGAGGTGGAGGCCGCCGTCAACCGCCTGGTCAACGTGCATCTGCGGGCCTCCTACACCTACCTCTCTCTGGGCTTCTATTTCGACCGTGACGATGTGGCTCTGGAAGGTGTGGGCCACTTCTTCCGCGAGTTGGCTCAGGAGAAGCGCGAGGGCGCCGAGCGTCTCTTGAAGATGCAAAACCAGCGTGGCGGCCGCGCCCTCTTCCAGGACGTCCAGAAGCCGTCCCAAGATGAGTGGGGGAAAACCCTGGACGCCATGGAAGCTGCCCTGGTTCTGGAGAAGAGCCTGAACCAGGCCCTTTTGGATCTGCATGCCCTGGGTTCTGCCCGCGCAGACCCCCATCTCTGTGACTTCCTGGAGAACCACTTCCTAGATGAGGAGGTGAAACTCATCAAGAAGATGGGCGACCACCTGACTAACCTCCGCAGGCTGGCCGGCCCCCAGGCTGGACTGGGCGAGTATCTCTTCGAGAGGCTCACTCTCAAGCACGACTAG